DNA sequence from the Lysinibacillus sp. OF-1 genome:
CAGAAGCCGTATAACCACCACCATGACAAACAACAATATTTTTTTCAGGCTTTCTCGTTACACTCAAAGCAAATCCAGCTGCCTTTTCTAGCTGTAAATGTGTAAATTGATCGAACAATGCAGGTGCATAAAAAGCGGAGCCTACTGTAATTTCAGTCACTTCTTTCTGCTGATTGGTATATAACATGCTCCCTGAGCCTCCACCATTGACGAAGCGTAAGTTTGGAAAATACGCCTTGATATGGGCTATCGCTAAGCGACGAAATTGGGTTACTTGTTTTTTAGCTTGTACTTGCATTGCCTCAATCACTTTGCCTTTTATTGCATTCGCAGGACGATTGCCAACGCCTGCTATTTGAGCCTCATAGCCCATTGCACCTACAACCTCAATCGCTGATGTTTTTTGAATCTCTTGCAAAAAAGGTGTCAGCGTCTCAAGAGAATACAACGATGAACGTTTAGTCCCGAAATACAGTACTTTAAAATCATTCGAAACATTAATATCAATGCAAACCTGTACACGTACACCTATTTCTAGTCCCAGCTTCGCTAATAGTTGGATATGTTCTGGCCGATCCACCATAAAAGTAACGCTCTTCCCGTCTTTGACGAAATGTAGCAAGCGACGAATAGCTGCTTCCTCCATTACTGGATAGCCCAGTAATAAATCATCAAATTGCTGCTGTAGTAAAAAAATGGTCTCTGCCGCTGTGAATGTCATAAAGCCTACAACATTAGCAAGGTTTTTCTGAACATAACGAAGCACTTCAACAGAACGAATCGATTTTGTCGCAATACGAATTTGCTTGCCACCACAAGCCTCTTGCACAGTTCGTATATTTTTATCCAGCGCATCTAAGTCCAACCAAGCAAATGGTCTTTCCAAATCATTAAACGCTCGATCCAATCTTGTCGTCATTTAATCCCTCCTGTATATACTATGTATTTGACAATTTACAGAATAATTTTGTTATTCATGAGT
Encoded proteins:
- a CDS encoding amino acid deaminase/aldolase, with protein sequence MTTRLDRAFNDLERPFAWLDLDALDKNIRTVQEACGGKQIRIATKSIRSVEVLRYVQKNLANVVGFMTFTAAETIFLLQQQFDDLLLGYPVMEEAAIRRLLHFVKDGKSVTFMVDRPEHIQLLAKLGLEIGVRVQVCIDINVSNDFKVLYFGTKRSSLYSLETLTPFLQEIQKTSAIEVVGAMGYEAQIAGVGNRPANAIKGKVIEAMQVQAKKQVTQFRRLAIAHIKAYFPNLRFVNGGGSGSMLYTNQQKEVTEITVGSAFYAPALFDQFTHLQLEKAAGFALSVTRKPEKNIVVCHGGGYTASGAIGLDRLPVFYEPSNFAYLSLEGAGEVQTPIKVKGKHINIGDTIYFRHAKAGELCERFQVLHGIREDKYMGPYTTYRGDGQCFL